The Rhinolophus ferrumequinum isolate MPI-CBG mRhiFer1 chromosome 2, mRhiFer1_v1.p, whole genome shotgun sequence genome includes the window taaattttatgctccaattttccaaaataaatcaattttccAAAGACCGTTGGTTTCTTTTACTAcacaaaagtatttaaaaattaagatctgGTCAATAAATGTGTTCATTGTTATTGGGGGATGTTATTCCCAGGTCCTCTTAGAAGCCAAGCTAAAgaacatatgcatgtatatacatatatttttttacatgtacatacacattcacatttatatttatctcaTGTCTATCTATATAAATACATTGAAAACCATACATTTGCACTGGTACTTGCAATTCCAATCCAACATAACAATGCTCATTCTAATTTTCTGTCTATCATAGGTTGGCCATGGCAGACACTTTTATGGACTACGTTTCCCCTTAATATATGTACTTATTTGATCACTCTTCCAATATGTAACCAGTTTCCTTTGCTGATGCAACCCCACCCACTTCTTCTATGGAGACACCCAACTCTCCCGCATGTGCTCCAACAACCCACACCCATCAGTTACTGCGGCCTCTGACCCATATGGATGCCCAACATATTGCTCAGACATGTGCAGGCCTGGATGAACACCCTCCTCACCCAGATCAGCATCCAGCAGCCCAACCTGGCCTCCCCCACTGCTCCTCCACCAGGAGATGCCCTCCTAACCCAAATCCACTAGGCTTCCAGTGCCTTGTTCTGGACCGCTACCGCTGCCATTGCTCCTGCTGTACTCACGCTCCTCAATGCCTGCGAGGCAATGGGCTGCCCCTACTCCTGTCCTTCTCCATAAGCAACCTCCATGCTACACTTAGGTTCTGTTTTATCACAACAGGCTTTGTAAATGATTCTCTGTCTTGTTCAGGCTCCACAGTGCATTTCAGATCACTGTTACCTCCACTCCAGCTTTTAAACTCTTTAGTATTTCTCACTGTAGTTCTACTGACCACTTTTCTCTAGAAaaagatctttattttatattaaattttgaatgctgctttcactggatatagaattgtAAACTAGCAGGattttttctcaataaaactgcaTGTTGCATTAATTGGCACATATACGCTCCTGAGTGATGCCTTGTACGTGTGATTGCCCTGTTAGATGTATGGTTCAAGGtttgttttaggaaataaaaCCACTTTGTGTGTTATGAGCAGGAAGGGATTTAATGTAGATAAATAAGTACATATCAAAGGAGGGGCAAGACCAGAAAAGCAATGGCTGAGAAAGTCCTCTACAATCACTCATATTCACTATTATCTTTTGGTGAGAAAGTTTGGGGCGCTATAACAAACTGACACTGAAAGTTCCAGGTGCCAGCAGTAGGCAGGACAATGTTTCTCAGGAGAACATACTTCAGAAACCCCACATTTGCAAAGGTCATGTATCTTCTTGCTCATGTCAATGAAATTATATGCCTTCTATGTCTCTTCTACATCCTAGTCTTGCTCAAGAGCCTATCACCAGCAGAATATATGGGGTCCTTCCAACCATGACAGGTGGGAAATGTATATGCCTGTCAATGGAACacataagagagaaaataaaagaggatagAAGAGTGCATAGTTACCAATAAACATcacttgaataaatgaaaaaaagaaaaagagtgcaTAGTTGATGATAGAAAATCTAGTACTTTAGGTTTCACTCAAAGACATCattgtgttcatattttttccACAACACAACATTTTGTCTATATCTGACTCTACTCAGTGTAGGACAAGGAACACATCAACTATTAAACTTAGACTATTTTAAAGAGGAATATGGAATATAATCCTGCTTAGGAAAGAATCCATAACTTACATAAATGAGTTATTACCTCCCTACCAAGCATCACAAACTCACAGAAATGACTGCCAGTCAGGACTAGTATTGGGCCAATGTTTGCATGTTTTCTTCGCCAAACTTATGCTACTTCTACAGGGGAACAGAACGGGCAAGGGGAATCCCGGATCCAGAGAGAGAAGAGTTTGGAAGATCTCATATCTGTACCTTAATAGAAACTGAGTCTTCGTCAGTATCCAAATTTGGAACAGAAGGTTTTGACAACAGTGTGCCATACAAATTCACAAAGTTGTATACCTacccaagaaatttaattaatacctttaaaggaaaattaacaaataagtaaatggcaAATTGGATAGTTCAATGATAAAATCACCTAGACCAAGGCAAAAAATACTGAGTAACAAAATTCAAGGTGaaagaagaggtggcatttaAACAACAAAGGAATGCATAAGCAGTCATTCTACTATAATCACTGGAAACTCATCTCTAGACAAAGTAAACAGGTAATTTGGCAGCATTGTGACTTTCATTAATGTCTCCAATTCATGAACCTATATACAGATATTCATAAATCCTAACCACACATTTCATTGTCAGATGAAAAgtataatgacaaaaataatactcACCAAGGGcatgagaaaaatgtgtttcctgTACAAACTTGTCATAGACCGTAAACTAACAAAAACACAGTAAGCAGGGCATTCCAAACATAACAAAGGTTGCTTTGCAAAATCATCTACTTTGATTGTGGGACTCCTGTCACATCAGCAAAGGATTCTTAGTTATGAGGGTGTCTTTCTGCCTAATGAATCATAGATTCTGAAAGTAtgtaaatgaatgtaaaatatgagGCTGACTCCTGCACGTGGTTTGCTCCACCCACCAAGGATGGTGTATAAAAGGCCCAGAACAGATGTTAACATTCACACACAGGAAACTGCTAACCTGCTCCTCAACTGAATCTTCCACTCCACTCCCAACACGATGTGCCATTACAGCAACTACTATGGTGGCCTGGGCTATGGCTATGGCGGCATGGGCTATGGCTATGGTGGCCTGGGCTATGGCTATGGCGGCCTGGGCTATGGCTATGGCCGTGGCTATGGTGGGTATGGATGTGGCTGCTGCCGCCCATCTTACTATGGCAGATATTGGTCCTATGGATTCTACTGAGGAACTTCTAGAGCCACTCAACCTGTAGAACTCTGCTTCCTGTGCTTCTAATGGTCCTTCCAGGGTTCTTCTCATAAGTAATATATTTGTCTTCCCAAACAGTGAAAATTTTATCCTAGACTACTTCAACTTCAGATTAAATACTACAAATTCAGCATGCTTCAACTGGATTGACCAGAGTCACATGTAATACCCCATgattcataaaaaatgtttacgTTTGATGTTGTGTTCCTTCTGCCTTCATGTTAACTTAACTTTGATGTGAAAACGTTTTTAAGTTTACATTTCAATaaactttctcttcctttgcaaaatgctttgcatttatattcatttatctcTGTCATTTGGATGTGTAGATTTGGATGTGTACCTTCCATTTAAGGGCTCacgggaaaacaaaaaacaaaaaaaacaggaatCTTTATAGATAAACAGCCAAACATCTAGAGACAGTGGATAGTAAAATGATAAGGCTGTGTAATATGGGTTTGCTTGTCAGGTCAGAGGGAAAACTCTGCTTAGCCATAATATAAAATGCAAGGCTCAGATAGTTTTGGTCCCTCATTCAATATTTTTGGTTGTTATAAGAGTAAAGAGTAAAAAGTAAAGATGTGTGATTTATATAGATCACTTTGTATGCCAAAAGCTCCTTCAGTTAAAAATAGATTAATGAATACAATTACTTTTTAATACCTGCTAAAATACTAATAATTCACCAGTATACACATATGAAACAGATTACTTGGAGGATGCTCTGTGCATACTCCTTCATAGCTAAGCTTCACTCAGTTCCACTGTCCTGGTGTTCTTCATTTTTCCTCACCACCAGGTCTCGCTTCTTCTACCTGACTCCATGCTGAACAACATGGAACACGTGAAAtgtaacattttactttaaagaaaagcTTAAATCAGAGTCTTTTAAAACTTCTGCTTTAGACTTTCCATGAGTACAAATGTCTCTCCATTTGCACAGAGCGCACCTCTGTTCTCAACTGAATGGTGAGGATGATGAAAAACAGTCCTGTATTATGTGTGCCCTCTGCTACTGTCCAAAAAATATGCATGGTAAGCCCAGAGCAAATGTAAAACATAAGGTGACTCCAGAGAATGAAGCAGAATTGTATTTGGAGGATCCCCATTCCTAGAACTGAGATGTTTAAAGAGATGCCTCTACAATACCCACATCTGGAACAACAGCATTTTACAAGACTGTGATACGTAGAAATATAAgtcagatatagatagatagatagatagatagatagatagatagatagatagatagatagatagatagatagatagataaagacaggtagatataataaaattttacaattaagGAATGTGAGTGAAAACAACTTTGAAAGTTTTTT containing:
- the LOC117032026 gene encoding keratin-associated protein 20-2-like, with amino-acid sequence MCHYSNYYGGLGYGYGGMGYGYGGLGYGYGGLGYGYGRGYGGYGCGCCRPSYYGRYWSYGFY